In the Juglans microcarpa x Juglans regia isolate MS1-56 chromosome 6D, Jm3101_v1.0, whole genome shotgun sequence genome, one interval contains:
- the LOC121234232 gene encoding LOW QUALITY PROTEIN: centrosomal protein of 63 kDa-like (The sequence of the model RefSeq protein was modified relative to this genomic sequence to represent the inferred CDS: deleted 1 base in 1 codon): MSHQTKTDTENFSDIEELFQIETRCRELKKEKNMLKDSQSESFELIRRLEQHVKSLSEARSEDKKHIQKLEKELLNCSQEIDYLQDQLNVRNTEVNWLIEHVHSLELKLADIEDLHDKVDRSREELKRSDSERLLLLQELDRKEAELQNSIHACIEKLEESIAAMALESQCEIESMKLDIMALEQSCFEANKIQEESTEERARMNGMIQELEAQFQDAQKIIESLGEENKELKEKLDMSEKNARLFCQGIEEWLQNKDRSHQKSQTCLSKPEDKLSILKEFGTCGEVLGPLLSPLAKECRVDADSRTKMENMSRQIQEYECLVKQLKEELREEKLKAKEEAKDLAQEMAELRYQITGLLEEECKRRAYIEQAALQRVFELEAQVQEEKRKSFAAVGHLHEA, from the exons ATGTCACATCAGACAAAGACGGACACTGAAAACTTTTCTGACATCGAGGAACTCTTTCAGATTGAGACTAGATGTAGAGAG ttaaagaaagaaaagaacatgCTGAAAGATTCTCAATCTGAAAGCTTTGAACTGATTCGG AGACTAGAACAACATGTGAAATCATTGTCAGAGGCTCGTTCAGAAGACAAGAAACACATTCAAAAGTTGGAAAAAGAGCTATTGAACTGCTCTCAAGAAATAG ATTACCTGCAGGATCAACTAAATGTGAGGAACACGGAGGTGAACTGGCTGATAGAGCATGTACACAGCCTTGAGCTGAAATTAGCAGACATTGAAGATTTACATGACAAAGTTGACAGGTCAAGGGAGGAGCTAAAGAGGTCTGATTCAGAGCGCTTGCTCTTGCTGCAGGAACTAGATAGAAAAGAAGCAGAGTTACAAAATTCA attcatgcatgcatagagAAATTAGAGGAATCCATCGCAGCCATGGCATTAGAGTCTCAATGTGAAATAGAAAGCATGAAACTTGATATCATGGCCTTGGAACAGAGTTGCTTTGAGGCTAATAAAATCCAGGAGGAATCTACTGAAGAAAGAGCTAGGATGAATGGGATGATTCAAGAGCTTGAGGCTCAGTTTCAGGATGCAcagaaaattattgaatctcTGGGTGAGGAAAATAAGGAACTGAAAGAGAAACTTGATATGTCTGAAAAGAATGCTAGACTATTTTGTCAAGGGATTGAAGAATGGCTGCAAAACAAGGACAGATCCCACCAGAAGTCTCAAACCTGCTTGAGCAAGCCAGAGGATAAGCTTAGTATATTAAAAGAATTCGG CACTTGTGGAGAAGTCTTAGGTCCACTCCTTTCACCGTTGGCAAAGGAGTGCAGAGTTGATGCCGATTCAAGAACGAAGATGGAGAATATGTCAAGACAGATTCAAGAATATGAATGTCTTGTGAAGCAACTTAAG GAAGAATTGAGAGAGGAAAAGTtgaaagcaaaagaagaagCAAAGGACCTAGCACAAGAAATGGCCGAGCTAAGGTACCAAATTACAGGTTTGCTTGAAGAAGAGTGCAAGCGTCGTGCTTACATTGAACAGGCAGCTTTACAGAGAGTTTTTGAGTTAGAGGCACAG GTCcaagaagaaaagaggaaatCATTTGCTGCTGTCGGGCATCTCCATGAAGCATAG